The sequence ATTCCAATTCACTATAATGGGGTTTGGTTAAGGTAGAAAATAATGTAAAAttaagagagagggagggagggagagagatggtGTCTGTCCATCATCAAACACTCATTACACCCACAATGTCTAACACGGAATATTTTTAAAAGCAGTTTATGAAAGCAAAAACTGATGACCTGATtgatgcataaaagttctaaagATGCTGGTTATGGAGAAGAAAAAGTATTTATCCGTGCAGTATGGTCTTAAAAATGCCAGGAACATCATTTTTAAATTGTGGAGTTCCTACAAAACGTAGATAGATTGTGCACACAAAACGCTCACAGAGGTATCAAGAAGCAGGTTTAGTGCTTCCAAAGGGACATAAGCATAACACAACATTACCAAGCAGCAGTTCTATGCATCCTATGGCATGCCTAAATACGGATACAGTAACTGGAACACATCATCATACTGCAAGCACTTAAACTTTACCTCTTGAGGAGGAGGTAGACCCTGTCCACGATTTTCCTCCATATGTGGTCTGAAATACGGCATGTCATAACCAGTCTGAGGATCAAATGCCTGCTTCCAAACAGAAAATGTCAGAATGAACATTCACGAATATGTAAATATATGTCAGAACATGCAAACGCTTCTTCCAAATGAAGGCCTTTTACCAGTATATCAAAAATTAAAGGTCCAGAAAACACCATTAATCACATCCAACAACTATCAGAAACATTGGTTGGACAATGAAATTGCAAAGCTGACCCTAATCTTATACCTATACATACAACAAAGGTGACACTAGTCTGACCAGCGTACTCACCGAAAAACCTTGTAACTCTGGTGGATCTTGCTGCTGTGAGTCGGAAGGTGCATAGGATGAACTGTTGTCTTGAACCAAACCAATATCTGCATAATTGCCCAAGTTCTGAGGACTCAAAGTCTCTTTATTCTCAGGCAATTGATGTTCAGCAACTACACCTGATGCAGGGGAATCAGATCCAGAACTTACTTGGTGATCTAATAAATCCACCGGATTTATGGCAGAAGCCTCATCACTGCACGACTCTGCAGCTGATACTGACAAACTGTACAATAGAATCATTTATAAGTCAAACGTGCATAGGATGCCAACAGATGTTAACTGCAAACAAATTTCTCAAAAACTACTTGGACGGGTCACAGCAAAGTTAACTCATCACTTGCTATAATTAGATAGCGCCTACCTTGCTGCAGCTTCCCTGTTTGACTCCTCTGAAGCTCCCACTTGAAATCCATTAACTATGTTCCCTCTTGAATCAGGCTCTGTCCCCAAGCTTCCAAATGTTAACTGAAAACGATCACTGTCTGGGACCCTAATACTATGTGCTATGACAACGTTACagttatcatatatatttactaGAGCGAGCTTATCTTGCAATTTAGCCGCTTCTGACTCTGAAACCTGAGGATCACCAGAAGCAGGTGAAACAGATTTTGTTGGTGTTCCAATGACTCCAGGACTATTAGAACTTGCCTTTTGGCTTGACTTAGGTTTCCACTCCTTATTAGGCTGGGAAGCTGCACCCGGAAACATGATTAATACTCTTGCAACACGTCCATTAAGACATGACTCAAAGGCTTCAAAAGTGAAGACAAACCTTTCAAACAAAAGcacatagatttttttttttaatttttttttttaagaaattttattGCACAGAACAATAAAAATACAAGGGTGGACAAGAagtccaacaacaacaacaaaactccACAAAACCAACTAACAGCAGCATTCCAATTCCATCTAATTTCTGAATCATTCtgataaagaaaaatatctaaatgttaaaccaaaaaaaataaacagatCAACAAGCTACTGTTGAGATTTTATGACATCTTACAGATGTTTTCAGCTTTGGCAAAGGAAAAAGTTAATATTAACGCcaccaaataaaatttaaaccaaatatAGGTTAACGGTGAGGTTTTCTGACACGAACAAACATTTTATGCTTTAATTCTGTTATTATAGTTTTCGTATGTAGATGAATTCATGTCAAGAGGAATGAATTTAAAGTCCATAATTAAAGCAAGTATTACCTTTTTGATGTCCCACAGGTTGTTGGTGTGGCCTGACATTGTGCTGATTACTTAACAACGGTCTGCTGCCCGACATGCTAGGTATCACAGATTCAGAAGTTTGGCTCACTTGATCAGTTTTAGAGATTCCAGTAAAAGGTCGAAATGACTCAGTAGAATCCTCTTTTCCCAAAAGTGAATTTGAGACAGAAGTCACAGAGCTACTTGGAGCAAAGGACTTGGAGCTGTCAGAAGCTTGTCTCCTAACACCAACCTCCCGTTTAATAGCACCAACAGAAGCAGCTGGTCTGGAATCAGGAGATGGCACATGAACAGGATCCGTGGAAGATGAATACACCCCAACAACAGAGTTGCTCGATATCACCATTGGAGAGTGCAGTTGGGAACTGTTTGGCTTCCCTCCTTGCCCCCGTGAAGCTACATTTGGAAGAGTAACTCGGTTCTCCACTAATGTCTCTTTTCTAACAGTACCAGTTGAATTAGCACCACTGCTTCTAATTTGAGTTTGCGCATTCAATCCATGAGATGAATTTTGTCTGCTAGATGGCTTTTGACTATTTGAACTTCCTGTTGGGCTGAAAGCACATTAAAACAATCATCATAAGTTAACGCAGTAATAACACAGCAAATGCAAATACATATTTTTCAACGCTATGGACAAATAAAAGCAGGAAACTTTGTATAAATACCAAAAGTCCTAAATACAAAGAACCCCTGAAACTAAAGGTCTTCAGAAACAGCAACCTCAAATGTTACAAACAAAGCTGAGTCTCCTCTAGGTTTATACAACAATAAATTGTGATATTCTATGGCAAGGCATTGACATATAGCCAAGAATAATATGTAGCTACACACATAAAGACACACACGATAATAATGATAGAAAACATACCCCTTTCCAGAATTATTTGACGCTTGCTCATTGGTGGAAGTTGTACATTTTGGTGAAGCAGGCTTCGCTTCTTTATTGACATTACCGTTAATTCGGTTGTCTCTCACAACACGGAATTCTCTGCTGATTCTTGTACCTAGGAAGAGTCTATCATTAGCTAGTAATTCAAAGGAATATTACAGAGGGTAAAGTATCCGGAAACATGGAAACACTGCGGCAAAACTTCTTTGGAAACACAAGTTGCAAAAGGTTATACTCTCAACCACTGCTTTATTTTCAGTAGCTTTTATATTATATTACCAAAACGCTAGTTCAATGGGTTCTATTAGAAGCTATTTTCAGAATCTTTTATATGACAAGTATATTAACAAAACAGCAGCCAGGTTGACAAAAAACAGACTTGCCATTGTCATTGACTAGAAACCAAAATCAGTTTAATTGCCTTTCAACCTCTCTAGGCCTAAAGATCCAATTTGCACCATCACACAAGTGCCCAAAGTAGCATTTCAAATGCTTTTCGCTGAAAGGCAAAGCACTTTTTCTTGCAACAACTCCTTGAGATGCAGCAAGGATTACAAAGTTGGACTTTATGGAGCTCTTAGCAGAATCAACAGTTCAGGTTCCTCATTATAGCTACCGTTGAATTGGAGAAAGCACAATAGTTCTCCACATTTTGTTAGTTTACCTTCTTTTCCTGGTGATATCTTTGAATATGTTAGCCTGAGATTGTCATAATTTATTTACATTCACCGGCCGAGGATATCATTCATTAGTTTCAAAGCTACTAAGTTTTCTGACCACTCACCACTGCTCTCAGGAAGGCACAGTACCTCTTTTACTAGTCTATTTTCAATCGTATTGTCGAATATGACTTGAAGCTATCAAAAGGCACATGAAACTTATTTCCCTTCAATGTTATGAGATGCGTTGTTTGGAGGAGAGAGGTAGAAGCAGTGGGAGAAGTTTTCACaattattgtgtttttttttttgtacttttaatcgtataaattgattacaaatttaaaacattttaattgaTGTGGATGACCACCTCAACTGCCACATAAGGTGGTATTAGTATTGTGGTACAAGTAGGTGGTAAGAAGGAGCATTTCCCCCATCCCTTAAACTTTGGTAACAAAGAAGCATAAACCCGAGCGAAATATTCCCCGAGGTTCCTAAATCTAGATACCGATTTCCATGAAAAGGGCCATTTATGTCACATTAGTTAAATCACACTGTTTCAAAGCATAGACCACTCGTCTATAACACATCCATTTtcaaaaatacttaaatatACAATAAAAGTGATGCGGTGGTTAACAAGACAAATATCCAAATAGAGCATATTAGCAAATCAAGCAACCAATACAACAAACTCCCACTACCCTCAAGGACAACTTTTCTCAATCAACAATGAAGTATGAGCCTACATATATCTTTTTCAATGCAATCAGCCCAGTTAACACTAAGAAGGAATAATGTATTGATCCGAGCCAATTCAAAAACCTCTATTTCTTTCATGATTTCAACTAGGCACGTGAATAAAAAGAGCTAGTTGAAAAAAGACAATAATTAATAATCATGAGGCTTTGTTTACAgtaaataaccaaaaaaaaaaaaaaaaaaaaagcctataGAAGAATTAAAAAGCTTGTAATAAATCAGGACATAAATGAATTACCAGTTGAACCGCCACGAGCATAACCTCCTCTTCTAACATTACGATCAGAAAATGTATTGCGAGATGAGGGATGATCAGAAAATGTATTGCGAGATGAGGGACGATCAGGAAATGTATTGTGAGATGAAGGACGATCAGACGTATTCTGAGAAGAGGGATGATCAGAAGTTGTATTCTGAGAAGAGGGGCGATCAGAGGATGTATTTGGTTTGGGTCCTTGGCCTGCACTCTCAGAATGTCTCCTTGCATCCACAGAAACCTTGTGCCCATTACTCTAAAGCCACAAGTACAGTAAACCAGTAAAACTTTTGCTTTGCAATAGGTTCCCTTTAGGACTATTTGaatcaacataaaaaaacaatacgttatggtaattaaaaataaaaattaagtgAGTCCCGCAAAACCACGACTATCTCCCAAACAActaaccaataaaaaataataatatcagCTTCACAATGTGGTCATTTGAAAGCAGTTACAATGCCTTCAAGGTTGACATAAGTCAACTAACAAGCTTAATTAGGAGAACCACCAATTCTTGATGAAATGAAACACATGACATAGAATTACTCCGCAGTGCATTAATTGATTGCCAAAGACCTTTTATATCTCACTAGACTAAATGATAGCAGTATTCTTTTTCTTGGGAGGCTTTCATTtggcaaaaacataaaaaccttGGTAACAGCATAATGTTAATTACTGCTTTTCTGGGGATCACTTTGCCAAAAAGATCATGAATTTGATTAATCAAACGAGCCAGTAGATTAGCGGTACACTAACGTGTGCCTGTCACTATTAAGTATTGAGTGATGAATTGTATAGTACAGGAAGCCACAACTCAACAGTATTTAACCATGCATCATTACACCAGTTCTGAAAAGAGTTAGGATCTTCATGCAGAACGTAAATTCTGCATATCAACTACTGTTCATGTAGTCTTCCGTGTACCATgctaaaatatataaaactaaaGGTGGGAAAATGAAACCACAGGAAAGATGAACAGTAACTCAAAGCCAACCAAAACTTGCATTAGAGGATACCTCCTTCCTTTTGTCTCTTTTTCTCTTCACAACATGAAATGGGTCTGGGTAAAACCAAACGAAAATATTCACAGTAAGAAACTGAACTAGTATATAAAAAATGCAAGATAATGGTATTACGCAATCAACAATGAGAAATTGTGTTGATATGTGTCAAGAAAATGAAGCAAGTACGATTCCTCTAATACAGCTTCAAAAGTTCAATGGAAGCATGTAATAAGTACATATGTGAAAATACAGCTCAAAAAGAAACTTCAAATAGAAGGAGATACACAAAAAAGAGGTCACCAAAAATCAAAACTCTCAATCTAGCCACTCCCAAAAGTTTAACTAGTTAGAGGTACTAGTAGAATGAGGTAATAATCGCCAAGGCAACCGTAAATACTACTTTAATACAATCGGACTTGGTTTACCACTGACACCCGAAAACAAGTTCAATCAATTAGGTCATAAAAATGAAGTAAAGGCGGAATTTTTACAATGGCAAAACCTCAATAACAAAAAGCACAGGTGCCACATTCCACAAAACAACCCTAAAATCAATAACTAAAATAACCAAACACGAAATAACGCTTAGAACACCGAACAATGGACTCATCAAGCAGGAAAGTAACCCCAATCGAAAAACAGAAGTTCATTACCCAAAACAGAAgagcaaaataaaaaatcactacACAGAGCAATAGTACCACAGATCTAGGCAAAACAGAGTCAAAAGCAGAGACCTTGGTTGAGCAATTTCTGGGCCGTTTCATTAGGATCCATGTCGGTTTCTTTGAGAGCCCAATAGATATCAATATCCGAGTAATTACCCACTATTTCTTTGATCGATTGAATCGTTTTTCTCACTCCTGCTGAGATTATCTGAGTCCCACCTTCGATTCGCGACCCGGCGACCATCTCTCACTCTATCTCCGTCCcgaattcaaaatttaaaaaaaaaatcaaaatcaaaagaaaacggAAAACCCAAATACTGTACGATAGATATACGGTCAAGGGCAATACATATGGCggaatcaaaaccctaatcagATGACAGAAATGTGAGAGAGGGTTTTGAAAACGTTTTACTACTCAAAGACTTGTCAGGGGCAAAATCCTGAAATTCTGAGAATTGGGGGAATTATCTGCCCTTGGTGTTTGTGTTAAAATGCGGGTCTGCCGCTGTATGTAGAGGTGATTTGGgatttaaaccctagttttctTTCTAAAGCTCACCAGTGCCTCAGTGACAACCCATTTGAAACCCTTTGTCCAGTTTAATAACTATTTTGTTTcgtaatttcttttttattttatgtttaacaaaataaagattcaatactaattaaaaaaatagaggcatttaatatcattttgttttcaattttcaaacaaaaatcgAAAACTCAATGGTTATATTTTGAGAATTTAAGAAAgtagttttcaattttattttattttattttttgaaaactaaaactgTCACTCCTGACCCAGGCTACATCACATCCCGAACctgactccgccgtagcatgatattgtccactttgggccccaaccacgccctcacggttttgtttttgggaacttacGTGAGCAGAACTTCTCAGTAAGTCAcctatcctgggattgctctcacgcgaactcgcttaacttcggagttccgatggaacccgaagccaatgagttcccaaaaagttTCATGCTAAATAaggtgagcatgtacatataagacacAGAGGATTCACTTCCCTCAACAATTTGGaatctaataaaaaataagcaaaataatattccttaaaaatttgaaaacaaaaatggttatcaaacgaatctcaagaaaatagttttcacttttcactttccactctctttatttttcagttttcaaaaagtaaaaacaaaaattaaaaattaaaaacgaaatagTTATTGGAGACCGCTTATTCACTATTATTGCTGGGTGACCAAGTTATAAATTTTGggataaattacattttacccatTTAGGTTTGGagtcgatttcaattccttacaatatctttaaaacatttcaatttcatacatttacttatcattttatttcaatttcatacatccgttagaaaatcTATTAAGTAaactgttaagtgatgacgtggaaAATAAGGGGTCcccatttgtgctgatgtggctgccacatttgtgtcaCGTAACTAAAcacttaataaaaatattaaaatattaaaataatttttttttttttttaaaaagccaTAACCCAATTCGTCTTCCTCACCCGAGAATACCCCCAACCCAAGCCCACCCCTAAATCAGAcacactccctctctctctctaatcctTAGCTCCAAAAATCCCCCTATCCCCACCTGTCATAATTTTCGAACCATCATCACGAACACCACCTCGTCCCGTTCGATTTTATCAATTAAATTACCATTTTGTCCTCCACTTTCTCCTACCTCCTTTCCCATATCCCATACGAGAGAGAGCATATGATATGATCACCTGCAAAAACACCAAATCCCAAATCTACCATCACCACCACATGCATTCCCCTCCTCCGTCGTAGGGTTTATCCCACTCGTCCCGAGTCGACTCACCCGACTCGTTCATGAACCAAAACCACAATTACAAGAGGAGCAGTAATGTCTCCAACAAAGAGATGGTAATCATGGACGCCCGACCCATAAAGCTGAACAGCCAATCCAATTCCATATTTAACCCTAACACCAGCCAGAGCCTCGCCTCCATCCTCAACAACCCTAACGCCTCTTACGCCTCCTCCTGGGTCGACTGGTAGTCCTTCTCCACCTCCGTCACCCTGTCCGAATTCGCATCTCTCATGCCGAAATATGCATTTGACGCCGTGACCCGATCCGACTTCCAACCCAACCTCACCTTCGTCTCCGATCACTATAACTAGTTCAAGGACAGCATCAACCACGTGAAGAATGAGAAATTCGATGTCGATTCCATCGGTGGCCAAGGCGAAGCCCTCATTGCGTGCCTCTGGAGTGTGGGCTCGGGTAAGGAGAAGAGGTGTGTCTGATTTGGGTTGGGGGTGTGCTCGAGTAGGGAAAAAAGGTGGGGAAGATGAATTGGGTTTTAGCttgctttctttttattttctttaattaattatttaaaattttaaaattttttattaagtgttTAGCCATGCGGCATAAATGTGGCagtcacgtcatcacttaacggtttatttaacatatttttttaacagatatatgaaattgaaataaaatgataagtaaatgtatgaaattgaaatgttttaaagatattataAGGAATTAAAATCGACTTTAAACctgagggggtaaaatgtaatttaccctaaattttGGTTTATACGCTCTAGGTATGGTCTCCATGTTTTAAATTTGTCCATTGCCTAGCAATATATTCGAATTACACGTGGCACACTCCTATTTGCCATCAATGTCTGCTCGTAAGAACTACTATTTCGAACTGGTCTTTTTCCAATTAAACCCCTCAAAAGGCCAACTACACCAAAAATACATTATTTTGGGCCTCACGCTAAATCCAGGTACTGCCTACAGTGATCTTTGCCCAATTCACTTTAGGGCCTTAGGCCCAGTTGAAATCATTCTAAATCTgaggcaaaaaaaaaagataaaacaaCACGAAACTTTAACAAAACAACATTGCCTTTCAGATGAAGAAACTGATACCAGTTTACAGTAAGAGTCTGATGAAAAGTATATGCCTTTATAGATCAAATTTCATTCCCGTAAACATTTTTCACATCCCCATTTTTTGCACCCTTTCACCGAATTCCCACGAATAACCAATAACATTATCCATCCgtaaaagataaaagaaattcCACAGTTCACATAGATATATTTAACTGAAGTCAAGTAACTTGGGTCGTAGTTGATAAACGACAGCTTTGTTGACGAGATTGCGCCTATGAACATACAGCTGTTTAATATAAGAGCCACCACCTCGAAGATGTGCTAACTTCTAAGTCATAAGTACTGCTCTTGGATCCTGGCCCTGTTCTCTTCCCACCACAATCTTGCATGCATTTCGCCAAACTTTTCTCGGCTGCATAAGAGAAGGATGCTGGAAATGAATTCATATTCAAGCCAATTTGATCATATATGTTACTGTAATATTGTTTGAGAACTCAACTAATCCAGTATTACACTTTTGTTTCCTTTAAATTTTGTTGGTAGGAGGAAGGAGGATAGTGCTGAATAAACTAGAGAATGTAAGAAATAAAACTACACAGGGTACTGTCATGGTCACTGTCTCACTATTTCAGACAACAATGGAGAACAAAACAATCACTAAAGGCAGTGCAAAGTAAAACTTAGCAATAATGAATTTAAGTTATTTAACTATCCATGATATAGAAACCAACTTACCTGAATCGGACACGTCTAAGCTCCCTAGCGCCACCTGGCAATGCTCTGATAGTGATGTACACTCCCGGTTCATCCTGTTCAACCCATTCAGTCTCCATATCACTGGCATTGCTAATTGAAAACTCTCCTGAGCGATCTGCCTCTGAACTAGTCCTTACAGAACCATCTATTGATGATGTCTCAGTTTTCACCCCACTGATGCTGGAAAGTTTAGGTGTTGAAGCTAGACCACTGGTTTCACAGTACTGACGTGATTGCATATGATGTTGGTCAAGTGAATCTGACGAAGAGTACCCCATACCCATTGGCCGGTGGAAGTTGCGGGGTAGG is a genomic window of Malus domestica chromosome 09, GDT2T_hap1 containing:
- the LOC103453596 gene encoding uncharacterized protein isoform X3, which codes for MVAGSRIEGGTQIISAGVRKTIQSIKEIVGNYSDIDIYWALKETDMDPNETAQKLLNQDPFHVVKRKRDKRKESNGHKVSVDARRHSESAGQGPKPNTSSDRPSSQNTTSDHPSSQNTSDRPSSHNTFPDRPSSRNTFSDHPSSRNTFSDRNVRRGGYARGGSTGTRISREFRVVRDNRINGNVNKEAKPASPKCTTSTNEQASNNSGKGPTGSSNSQKPSSRQNSSHGLNAQTQIRSSGANSTGTVRKETLVENRVTLPNVASRGQGGKPNSSQLHSPMVISSNSVVGVYSSSTDPVHVPSPDSRPAASVGAIKREVGVRRQASDSSKSFAPSSSVTSVSNSLLGKEDSTESFRPFTGISKTDQVSQTSESVIPSMSGSRPLLSNQHNVRPHQQPVGHQKASQPNKEWKPKSSQKASSNSPGVIGTPTKSVSPASGDPQVSESEAAKLQDKLALVNIYDNCNVVIAHSIRVPDSDRFQLTFGSLGTEPDSRGNIVNGFQVGASEESNREAAASLSVSAAESCSDEASAINPVDLLDHQVSSGSDSPASGVVAEHQLPENKETLSPQNLGNYADIGLVQDNSSSYAPSDSQQQDPPELQGFSQAFDPQTGYDMPYFRPHMEENRGQGLPPPQEALSSHTINSMAASTVAMVQQQPPPVAQMYPQVHVSHYANLMPYRQFLSPVYVPPMAVPGYSNNPAYPHLSNGSSYLLMPGGGSHLNANSLKYGVQQFKPAPAGSPTGFGNFTNPNGYAMNAPGVVGGATGLEDSSRIKYKDGNLYIPNPQAETSEIWIQNAREHPGMQSTPYYNMPAQSPHGAYMPSHATHASFNAAAAQSSHMQFPGLYHPPQPTAIPNAHHMGPAMGGNVGVGVAAASPGAQVGAYQQPQLNHMNWQSNF
- the LOC103453596 gene encoding uncharacterized protein isoform X6, with amino-acid sequence MKRPRNCSTKSNGHKVSVDARRHSESAGQGPKPNTSSDRPSSQNTTSDHPSSQNTSDRPSSHNTFPDRPSSRNTFSDHPSSRNTFSDRNVRRGGYARGGSTGTRISREFRVVRDNRINGNVNKEAKPASPKCTTSTNEQASNNSGKGPTGSSNSQKPSSRQNSSHGLNAQTQIRSSGANSTGTVRKETLVENRVTLPNVASRGQGGKPNSSQLHSPMVISSNSVVGVYSSSTDPVHVPSPDSRPAASVGAIKREVGVRRQASDSSKSFAPSSSVTSVSNSLLGKEDSTESFRPFTGISKTDQVSQTSESVIPSMSGSRPLLSNQHNVRPHQQPVGHQKASQPNKEWKPKSSQKASSNSPGVIGTPTKSVSPASGDPQVSESEAAKLQDKLALVNIYDNCNVVIAHSIRVPDSDRFQLTFGSLGTEPDSRGNIVNGFQVGASEESNREAAASLSVSAAESCSDEASAINPVDLLDHQVSSGSDSPASGVVAEHQLPENKETLSPQNLGNYADIGLVQDNSSSYAPSDSQQQDPPELQGFSAFDPQTGYDMPYFRPHMEENRGQGLPPPQEALSSHTINSMAASTVAMVQQQPPPVAQMYPQVHVSHYANLMPYRQFLSPVYVPPMAVPGYSNNPAYPHLSNGSSYLLMPGGGSHLNANSLKYGVQQFKPAPAGSPTGFGNFTNPNGYAMNAPGVVGGATGLEDSSRIKYKDGNLYIPNPQAETSEIWIQNAREHPGMQSTPYYNMPAQSPHGAYMPSHATHASFNAAAAQSSHMQFPGLYHPPQPTAIPNAHHMGPAMGGNVGVGVAAASPGAQVGAYQQPQLNHMNWQSNF
- the LOC103453596 gene encoding uncharacterized protein isoform X4, coding for MVAGSRIEGGTQIISAGVRKTIQSIKEIVGNYSDIDIYWALKETDMDPNETAQKLLNQDPFHVVKRKRDKRKESNGHKVSVDARRHSESAGQGPKPNTSSDRPSSQNTTSDHPSSQNTSDRPSSHNTFPDRPSSRNTFSDHPSSRNTFSDRNVRRGGYARGGSTGTRISREFRVVRDNRINGNVNKEAKPASPKCTTSTNEQASNNSGKGPTGSSNSQKPSSRQNSSHGLNAQTQIRSSGANSTGTVRKETLVENRVTLPNVASRGQGGKPNSSQLHSPMVISSNSVVGVYSSSTDPVHVPSPDSRPAASVGAIKREVGVRRQASDSSKSFAPSSSVTSVSNSLLGKEDSTESFRPFTGISKTDQVSQTSESVIPSMSGSRPLLSNQHNVRPHQQPVGHQKASQPNKEWKPKSSQKASSNSPGVIGTPTKSVSPASGDPQVSESEAAKLQDKLALVNIYDNCNVVIAHSIRVPDSDRFQLTFGSLGTEPDSRGNIVNGFQVGASEESNREAAASLSVSAAESCSDEASAINPVDLLDHQVSSGSDSPASGVVAEHQLPENKETLSPQNLGNYADIGLVQDNSSSYAPSDSQQQDPPELQGFSAFDPQTGYDMPYFRPHMEENRGQGLPPPQEALSSHTINSMAASTVAMVQQQPPPVAQMYPQVHVSHYANLMPYRQFLSPVYVPPMAVPGYSNNPAYPHLSNGSSYLLMPGGGSHLNANSLKYGVQQFKPAPAGSPTGFGNFTNPNGYAMNAPGVVGGATGLEDSSRIKYKDGNLYIPNPQAETSEIWIQNAREHPGMQSTPYYNMPAQSPHGAYMPSHATHASFNAAAAQSSHMQFPGLYHPPQPTAIPNAHHMGPAMGGNVGVGVAAASPGAQVGAYQQPQLNHMNWQSNF
- the LOC103453596 gene encoding uncharacterized protein isoform X2, whose product is MVAGSRIEGGTQIISAGVRKTIQSIKEIVGNYSDIDIYWALKETDMDPNETAQKLLNQDPFHVVKRKRDKRKEVSSNSNGHKVSVDARRHSESAGQGPKPNTSSDRPSSQNTTSDHPSSQNTSDRPSSHNTFPDRPSSRNTFSDHPSSRNTFSDRNVRRGGYARGGSTGTRISREFRVVRDNRINGNVNKEAKPASPKCTTSTNEQASNNSGKGPTGSSNSQKPSSRQNSSHGLNAQTQIRSSGANSTGTVRKETLVENRVTLPNVASRGQGGKPNSSQLHSPMVISSNSVVGVYSSSTDPVHVPSPDSRPAASVGAIKREVGVRRQASDSSKSFAPSSSVTSVSNSLLGKEDSTESFRPFTGISKTDQVSQTSESVIPSMSGSRPLLSNQHNVRPHQQPVGHQKASQPNKEWKPKSSQKASSNSPGVIGTPTKSVSPASGDPQVSESEAAKLQDKLALVNIYDNCNVVIAHSIRVPDSDRFQLTFGSLGTEPDSRGNIVNGFQVGASEESNREAAASLSVSAAESCSDEASAINPVDLLDHQVSSGSDSPASGVVAEHQLPENKETLSPQNLGNYADIGLVQDNSSSYAPSDSQQQDPPELQGFSAFDPQTGYDMPYFRPHMEENRGQGLPPPQEALSSHTINSMAASTVAMVQQQPPPVAQMYPQVHVSHYANLMPYRQFLSPVYVPPMAVPGYSNNPAYPHLSNGSSYLLMPGGGSHLNANSLKYGVQQFKPAPAGSPTGFGNFTNPNGYAMNAPGVVGGATGLEDSSRIKYKDGNLYIPNPQAETSEIWIQNAREHPGMQSTPYYNMPAQSPHGAYMPSHATHASFNAAAAQSSHMQFPGLYHPPQPTAIPNAHHMGPAMGGNVGVGVAAASPGAQVGAYQQPQLNHMNWQSNF
- the LOC103453596 gene encoding uncharacterized protein isoform X1; this encodes MVAGSRIEGGTQIISAGVRKTIQSIKEIVGNYSDIDIYWALKETDMDPNETAQKLLNQDPFHVVKRKRDKRKEVSSNSNGHKVSVDARRHSESAGQGPKPNTSSDRPSSQNTTSDHPSSQNTSDRPSSHNTFPDRPSSRNTFSDHPSSRNTFSDRNVRRGGYARGGSTGTRISREFRVVRDNRINGNVNKEAKPASPKCTTSTNEQASNNSGKGPTGSSNSQKPSSRQNSSHGLNAQTQIRSSGANSTGTVRKETLVENRVTLPNVASRGQGGKPNSSQLHSPMVISSNSVVGVYSSSTDPVHVPSPDSRPAASVGAIKREVGVRRQASDSSKSFAPSSSVTSVSNSLLGKEDSTESFRPFTGISKTDQVSQTSESVIPSMSGSRPLLSNQHNVRPHQQPVGHQKASQPNKEWKPKSSQKASSNSPGVIGTPTKSVSPASGDPQVSESEAAKLQDKLALVNIYDNCNVVIAHSIRVPDSDRFQLTFGSLGTEPDSRGNIVNGFQVGASEESNREAAASLSVSAAESCSDEASAINPVDLLDHQVSSGSDSPASGVVAEHQLPENKETLSPQNLGNYADIGLVQDNSSSYAPSDSQQQDPPELQGFSQAFDPQTGYDMPYFRPHMEENRGQGLPPPQEALSSHTINSMAASTVAMVQQQPPPVAQMYPQVHVSHYANLMPYRQFLSPVYVPPMAVPGYSNNPAYPHLSNGSSYLLMPGGGSHLNANSLKYGVQQFKPAPAGSPTGFGNFTNPNGYAMNAPGVVGGATGLEDSSRIKYKDGNLYIPNPQAETSEIWIQNAREHPGMQSTPYYNMPAQSPHGAYMPSHATHASFNAAAAQSSHMQFPGLYHPPQPTAIPNAHHMGPAMGGNVGVGVAAASPGAQVGAYQQPQLNHMNWQSNF